A genomic window from Pirellulales bacterium includes:
- a CDS encoding phosphatidylglycerophosphatase A encodes METQRSDHAGIPWTAPSVVLATGLWTGRIPWAPGTWGALLGLPLACGIHKFPSPWMQIALTAMICLAGVPICTAAARRMGGRKDPGSIVLDEIASMPIVFFFVPAAVVGKWPILAVGFVLHRIFDISKPPPARQLERLPTGLGIMADDWAAAAYACLVLHFLHWFGLFGSIWR; translated from the coding sequence ATGGAAACTCAACGAAGCGATCACGCGGGGATTCCTTGGACGGCTCCGTCGGTCGTCTTGGCGACAGGGCTTTGGACCGGACGGATTCCGTGGGCGCCGGGCACATGGGGCGCGCTCCTGGGATTGCCGTTGGCGTGCGGCATCCACAAATTCCCGTCGCCTTGGATGCAAATCGCCTTGACCGCGATGATCTGCCTGGCGGGAGTTCCGATTTGCACCGCGGCTGCGCGGCGAATGGGCGGACGCAAAGACCCGGGCTCGATCGTGTTGGATGAAATCGCCAGCATGCCGATCGTGTTTTTCTTCGTGCCCGCTGCGGTGGTGGGCAAGTGGCCGATTTTGGCGGTGGGGTTCGTGTTGCATCGAATCTTCGACATCAGCAAACCGCCGCCGGCTCGGCAATTGGAACGGCTGCCGACCGGGCTCGGCATCATGGCCGACGATTGGGCCGCCGCCGCGTATGCGTGTCTTGTGTTGCACTTTTTGCATTGGTTCGGGCTGTTTGGATCGATTTGGCGATGA
- a CDS encoding BatA and WFA domain-containing protein produces MEFINMLSWWQWALLGTVPPALVALYFLRLRRQPLEVPSTFLWKRSIDDLTVNTLWQRLRRNLLLLLQLVVVAALMLALLRPSWRSNRLSGGRYIFLVDTSASMSATDVAPNRLAEAKRRVGQMLDEMNSGDKAMLISFSDHARVEQGYTDSIQELRRALAAIEPTNHGTSLEEALHLASGLANPGRSATEISGTQVAEPLPAKLYIFSDGRFPDVRGFSLGNLTPYFEPIGNADAGNVGIVGFSTERNQDKPDQLQAFARLENHSSTDASVSLELRLDGNLVDARDVKIPANGADSEAFAADQVESGVLRLALSPGDYLAQDNEAWAVVNPPRRTRVLLITPGDVPLSRALTGRAARQLADVSEAKTAFLNTPDYGKQAASGALDLIIYDRCAPKQMPQANTLFIGTLPPLPTWGAGENAVQPQIIDTDRAHPIMQSLELGDVDIMEGRPLKPPAGSVWLIDSNKGPLLAIASREGYEDAVLGFELISVEKKETFANTTWPIKLSFPVFLSNVLQYFGSNREAAIGSTYRPGQTAALHADGGGPWVVVTPSGRAFEMPAGRQNASHFSRTDELGVYEVRSAGKTIHRFSVNLFDPNESDIRARSDEAMKIGNVEVDGRRHWEPARRELWRILLLAALGVLLFEWYIYNRRVYV; encoded by the coding sequence ATGGAATTCATCAACATGCTTTCCTGGTGGCAATGGGCTCTGTTGGGCACCGTGCCGCCGGCGCTGGTGGCGCTGTATTTTCTCAGGCTCCGCCGCCAGCCGCTCGAAGTCCCCAGCACGTTTCTTTGGAAGCGGTCGATCGACGATCTGACCGTCAATACCCTCTGGCAACGGCTGCGGCGGAATCTATTGCTGCTTCTGCAATTGGTCGTCGTCGCCGCGTTGATGCTCGCCCTGTTGCGACCGAGTTGGCGGTCGAACCGGCTTAGCGGCGGGCGGTATATCTTCCTGGTCGATACCTCGGCGAGCATGAGCGCCACCGATGTAGCGCCAAATCGGCTGGCCGAGGCCAAACGCCGCGTCGGGCAAATGCTCGACGAAATGAACAGCGGCGACAAGGCAATGCTGATCAGCTTCTCCGATCATGCCCGAGTCGAACAAGGCTATACCGACAGTATCCAAGAACTGCGGCGCGCACTGGCCGCCATCGAACCGACGAACCACGGCACATCGCTCGAGGAGGCGTTGCATCTGGCCTCGGGATTGGCCAATCCGGGCCGCAGCGCCACGGAAATAAGCGGCACGCAAGTGGCCGAGCCACTGCCCGCCAAGCTCTATATCTTCAGCGACGGGCGGTTTCCCGACGTGCGCGGTTTTTCATTGGGCAACCTGACGCCCTATTTCGAGCCGATCGGCAATGCGGATGCGGGGAATGTCGGCATCGTCGGTTTCAGCACCGAGCGAAATCAAGACAAGCCGGATCAATTGCAGGCCTTTGCGCGACTCGAGAATCACAGTTCGACGGATGCCTCGGTGTCGCTAGAGCTGCGATTGGACGGCAATCTGGTCGATGCCCGGGACGTCAAAATCCCGGCCAATGGAGCGGATAGCGAGGCCTTCGCGGCGGACCAAGTCGAGAGCGGCGTGCTGCGGTTGGCCCTGTCGCCAGGCGATTATCTGGCCCAAGACAACGAAGCCTGGGCGGTGGTAAATCCGCCGCGGCGGACACGCGTGCTGCTGATTACGCCCGGCGATGTTCCGCTCAGCCGAGCGTTGACGGGTCGGGCGGCCCGGCAATTGGCCGACGTGAGCGAAGCGAAGACCGCCTTCTTGAATACGCCCGATTACGGCAAGCAAGCGGCGTCGGGCGCGCTGGATCTGATCATCTATGACCGTTGCGCCCCGAAACAGATGCCGCAAGCCAATACGCTGTTCATCGGCACACTGCCGCCGCTCCCTACATGGGGCGCGGGCGAAAACGCCGTTCAGCCGCAGATCATCGACACCGATCGGGCCCATCCGATCATGCAGTCGTTGGAACTTGGCGACGTCGACATCATGGAGGGCCGGCCGCTGAAGCCTCCGGCCGGAAGCGTCTGGCTGATCGACAGCAACAAGGGCCCGCTGCTGGCGATCGCTTCCCGCGAGGGATACGAAGATGCGGTGCTGGGGTTCGAGCTGATTTCGGTCGAAAAAAAAGAGACGTTTGCCAACACGACTTGGCCGATCAAGCTTAGCTTCCCCGTGTTTTTGTCGAACGTTTTGCAATATTTCGGCAGCAATCGCGAGGCGGCGATCGGATCGACCTATCGGCCGGGGCAAACGGCAGCGCTGCATGCCGATGGGGGCGGGCCATGGGTGGTCGTGACGCCCAGCGGCCGTGCGTTCGAGATGCCCGCGGGGCGACAAAACGCGTCCCATTTCAGCCGCACCGACGAACTGGGCGTTTACGAAGTTCGCTCCGCGGGCAAGACGATTCATCGGTTTTCCGTGAATCTCTTCGATCCGAACGAGAGCGACATCCGCGCTCGCAGCGACGAAGCGATGAAGATCGGGAATGTCGAAGTCGACGGACGGAGGCATTGGGAGCCGGCACGACGCGAATTGTGGCGAATTTTGCTCCTCGCCGCACTAGGCGTTTTGTTATTCGAGTGGTATATCTACAACCGGCGTGTGTACGTATAG